From the Caloenas nicobarica isolate bCalNic1 chromosome 2, bCalNic1.hap1, whole genome shotgun sequence genome, the window ACAGAGACACCAGCTCCCTCTCGTGGGCTTAGTCTGGTTTTCCGCACTGGAAACCATCCAGGATTACCCAGGAAAGTGGTTTTGTCAATGTTGTTTCCTCCCCTCCATAAATCAGTACACTCATTAGTACAGCAGACAGAGAAGCTCTATGGAAACACATCAACTTCCATCAAGCTTACTCTTgtaggtggggttttttttacagttttgccacttttggttttttataattatttttctcactgaTTCTGGGATTCAAAACAACTAATTTAGGCATGTAAATGGTAGGTGTCTCTGAATCACTTGCCCCGAGCCTCTGGAAAGAGTTGGGGGTCTCCACTGAGCCCTTCAAGCACTATCTTCAATGCCTGTCCTGAGGGGGAAATCGCCCCAAAAATGCAACTCGGGGTGCAGGCACAGGCTGAGGCATCCAGCACTTAGATACCTTAATGAAGACAACAGCATGACTTCCTAAAGGCTGTTTCAATTTGCAATGTTTGAAATCAAGTATGTTTTATGAAGTCAAAagtcaagaaagaaaaggagagaaataattaccaaaaaaaaaaaaaaaaaaaagaaaagaaatctctttTAATTTGTACTACAAACAGAAATGTGGGTTTACCCCAAACAATGCCTGGGAAATGCATTTAGCTTCTGGCTTTGGTTTAGACAAATCTTGGTTTCCCCAAACAGCTGGAATTTCCCCCAAAGCTGAACTTCCCACAGCATTTCAACCCAAGCCCCCAGCAGGGAGGTGTCACAAGTCCAGAGAGGAGTTTGTCagtcctgcagcacagcctggtaCCTGCTGGGGACAGACGCATCacttctcccctctccctcctctctggGTTGAGTGACCCAGCAGGCCTCACCAGCATCCCGATGATGCTGACCatcccacaaaaaaaccccatggacctcaccccccaccccaagccCTACAGAGAATTAGGCAACACATCAGGGGCTGCTACACTTCAGAAGGGTGGTTTGGTGTTTTCCCGGCTGATGTGATACTCGTCTCGGTGGCGTGGGTGGCCATGGGACAGATGGGGTGGCTGATGACCGCAGGAAGGTTCGGATGTCCTCATCTGCCACCCCCACACCTGGAGACCCCTGCCCAGGGCACCGCTGCTCCCCTTATTGCAAGGTTTGATGCTTCCAAGCCCCGCTCCCATCACTTCTCTGGCCTTGCCCACACGCACAGCTTGGTGCAGGGCTAAATTTATCGCATGAGTTTGGCTGTTCGAGGCTGGAAGCTGATAGATCTGACAGCGGAGAGGACGGGTGACAACCACACACAGCAAGTCCAACTGTCCTACAACCTGGACCTGAAGGAGTCACGTCACAACTCCCCCTGACATCCATCCGATGAGTCCCTTAGGCATTTAAACTGCTAGTTATTATCTCCAACCAGGCATTTATTATATAATTTGTGATTGTTTATTGCTTCATCTCAGTGCTACATGTGCCTGTCAGCTCCAGCCACTGCAAGGACTCTGTCTGCATGTTGAATcatgtgttcagttttgggtccctcacaccaaaaaagcccttgaggtgctggagcgagttcagagaagggaacggagctggggaaggggctggaacaCGAGTGtcatgggagcagctgagggacctggggggttcagcctggagtcAAGGAAGATGAGATGAGACCTTCTCagtctctgcaactgcctgaaaggagattaGAGTGAAcggggggttgtttttttctttcaagtaacaagcaatagaaGAAGAGGCAATGGCCTTAAGTTGTGCCTcgagaggtttagattggatattaggaacaatttcttcccagaaagggttgtcaggcattggaacaggctgcccagggcagtggtggagtcaccatccctggaggggttgaacagactcagagatgaggttcttagggacatgacTTAGGATAATAGTTCAACTCTACGATCTTGAGCGTcccttccaatcaaaatgattctatgattctaagattctatgattctaagtgcCGTGCTTGGGCACTTATTTCTCCATGAAGCTCTCTCCACCCCTTGCACTGGGGTCTTTTAGCCCCTTTGGAGGACAACAgccccctctcccctttctccccATGTCTGGCTGGTTGGGTATCCCCTCCCCAAATGCCTGCAATAACGCTGTGCTGAGCCTCTGTAGCATCCTTCTCCCACACCCTGGACCATCTCCAGCTGAGTTGTCTCTTTTGCGCTGTGCAGTGCTCCAAAACCTGAGTCCTGACCTGTGCTGGGGAGAGCAGAAGGGCTCCCTCACCTCTCTCCCACCTCTCCCATCGCCATCAGATCTTTGAATGGGGTCAGAGAAGCTCAGTGTGGTCTGTAGTGATGgtaatgaattattttccacCCAGTGCACAACCATTTCTGTTTAGGGTCCTCCAAGCAACTTTCAAACCCCAGGGGTGAACGCTGCCCTACATGATGACACAGCAGAAGGCTCAGGGTAATTTTCTGGACAGCCCCATCCACGTGCTAACAACTGACATCTCTCTGTGGTGCAGATTGTCCATAATTGCTGGTCAGAATTAGTGGTTAGGAATCACACaggcctcttcttcctccctacATATCTTTGGTCTATTGGAGAGGAGTAATCGCCACTCGGGGTAGCTTTGCACCAAGGGAGAAGGGCAGTTTTCAGCATCCTTGAGCTGCAATGCCCTTTGGGCAATGGAAATAACCTGTTTGCTCTTCAGCTATGCCCAGGACAATTTATTTCCCCTTTATATTAGCCATGGGATACAATAATGCTTTTTTTGCAGTAAAGCCGGACTGAATCAAGCTAAAAACAGTCAGTTTtgctttaaagcagaaaaaaaaatacccaactgtgttttcctgcaggctgcaggggaCTCTGTCTCTGCTACTGCAGGATGTGTAAATCCAACACAatgaattattaattattaGAGTCTGTCCAACTGGGACTCCTCGGTGCTTTCAGAGAGCCGAATAATTCTggcatggaaaacaaaacaaaacaaaacaaaacccaaaaaaccccaaactacacaagtccttttatttttatgagaaaatattgtggaaggagaaaataatagctTCTGAGAATTCAGGCTGAGGGACAGGAGGGGGGTTGGATTGCCTCAGGGTGGAAAATGCAAATTACTAAACAGGGTATGAAAGAGATGATGGTCTAACGGAGGGGTAAAGGGAGATGCATCACCCAGCGTGGCTCCTTCGGCACGGAGATCTGCCCTCGCAGTGTGTTGTAACTCTGAGAGGAAGAGGGCAGAGGAAAGTAGAAGTCGATTAATAAAAAGAGAGCGCACATCTTTGAAGACTCCTGTTTATGCAGCACTTCAGAAGAAGGAATTTATCCAGAGCAGCCGCGGGCACCGGGTCAAGGCAGACGCGCCGGCTCAAAGACCCTTTTGTTCCCCTTGTTTACCAGGGTTGGGTTCCAAGCACAGCGCGGAGCATCATCCCTCAGCTGAGCAATGTTTTGCAGATTTGGGAGTCCAGGCTGACACAAGTTTAGGCATTTCCATGCTCTTCCCAGAGCAAAACTCCTCCAAAAAGTTGCTTCTTGGAAGGAGGGAAAGGCATTCAGCAGCACCTCTGGCAGCGAAAAATCTCTGAGCTCTTGTCATTGTTTACTTTTTCAGCTTCCTTTTGCCCTCATTTCTCTGCATCCTTTGGAAACATCTACATGAAATATTTGGCCTCTCTGAAATCTGTATTCTTCTCTTATAAATCCCTCCACTGTTCTTCACCAGCTCGACCCAAATGCtgcaaatacttttcctttccctgcagtTGCTTTGGGGGACGTCTGAGGGAAGGGTAAATGAATGGTTTGCTGGAAGACACATTGCCAAGCAGTCGATCCTGGGCAGTGCTAGCCCTAGGTAAGGTCACTTGGCTCGAACAACAGCCACAACCAAGCAAGGCAACATGAAGAAatgcatgaggaagaaatttttgacactgagagTGGTGAAATCCTGGCCCAGGTTGaccagggaggtggtggatgccccatccttggagacatcccaggccaggctggatggggctctgagcaacctgagctggtgcagatgtccctgctcatggcaggggggttggactagatgagttttgaaggtcccttccaacccaaactactctatgattctgtgaacaagGACGGCTGCTGGAAGTGGAGGTAGGGACAAAGACTGCAGATAAGGAGATATGCACAGATGTGCACAGATGTGAAGACTGTGCAGATAATCATCATTTTGATAAAAATATGGCACTGCAGGCAGACCAAACAGGAATGTAGCTGACATGTCTGACTGTTAATGTGGCACAGGGAGTTGTCATTGTCCCCAGCTTGGGGCTGGAAGTGAGAGGCTGGCTGGAGTGGGTGAGGGATGCAAAGAAGAAGAGCTGATGTTAGCACCCATTGCAGGATCAGGATTTTATACACAGAACcgccttttttccttccccagccaCAACCCTGTGAGTTTGCAAAGTTTATCTTCTGAGTTTATGCAGAGGGGGGTTGTAATTTTTCCCCAACCCCTCTCCTTAATtctggaagctgctgctgcgTGGCTTCCAGCTGTACCCAAGATAAGGTAAGATTGCAGAAGAAACCCCTCTAGAGATTTGCAGGATatgcagaagcagcatctcCCTCCCCGAGGCTGCACGAAACATAGCACGGCCACTTCTCCGTCAAGCTGCCAAGGTGACAGAGCTCAGGCATGAGAAGCAAGTGAGAAGCTACAGGTTAGGAGGCAACACAGAGCAGGAGGTGGTGACCATAATACTTTATCTACTCTGCTCGGTGTCCATACCCTCCTGGGGGAATCTGACCGTGCTCTTCGGGCCTTCAGGAGCCCCTTTCTCCCACCACCGCTGAGCAGGTGAAGAAGGACACTGGCACAGGACCCTCTGCCATCTCATGGCCGAGCCAGCCTGGGTCCTGGACACGCATGCAGGTTGCACAAGAAGGTTTGGCAGCAATACGAGGTGTAGGTAGCGAGGCCCAGGAGGAAGTTGTGGTGTGGGCATGTCTTGGAGCACTTCTTGGTGATCCTCTTCCACAAAGACAAAGAGCCTTGcccaaagaagagaaagcagctTAGCAATGAGAGTTTGTTGAGTGTTCCTCCATCTTGTACAGGAGGGAGATGGGCTAATGAGTCCCACTGTCCCCCACAGCCCCAAGGGCCAGCACAGCCAACAAGACCCACCCCGATCCCACCACAGCCCAGTAATTGCTGGTGACCAGCTATACAATGTCCCTCCCAAGcatctggcacctcccagcatgGACTCTCATGTCAAGGCTTCCTTAGGTGTACGGTAGCATCCATGACACAATGTTCACGCCCAAAAGCACGTTTCCAGACTTTTCTGcctgaatgaaataattttattccccTCTATATCTCTCTAGACCTTCTCATCCACCCTGGCTAcctgtttcttttcatctcCTTATCTAATCAAGGttcaaatttatttattcttcctcTGAAGGACCCACTTtgtccttcctcttctcttggTGTCCCTTGCCTGTTTCAAGCGGGCATAAAACAAAGCCTAAAGGGGAAGATCTCAAcatgtgatggggaggaggatTTCAAAATGTATGAACttcagcacagccaggctgaGCTAGCAAGGGCTCCACCTCCCTCATATCCTTCCCCGTGATTCCTCAGCACATCCATCCACAAAGGGCAACCATAAAAAATCCAGGCAAACCCCCACATCTTATTCCTTAGTCCCCGTTGGAGGATACACAGCCAGCACATACCAACTCCTACAGAGCCAACATTGGTCACACAGTACTCATCCTTGTCTGAACACTTCTCGGCCTTCAGACAGTTCCAGTTGCTTCGTTCCCAGTCGCAGGTGTAGCAATAAAGGGCAtttgctgcaggaggagacacAAGATATGGAAGATGGAGGCAAAAAGGCCACGAGTCCTGGCAGCAAAAGTGGCCATTTTCCTTCCATTAACTCTCAAATGCACGAGGTGcagttctgctgaaaacaaCGGGGCTGCAAGACCCAGACCCAACCCAACCCTGCTGTCCACACCCTTGCACATTTACACCCAACACATCTGTACATACACGCACCAATGGTGCAAATCTGCCTTTCCTGCCATACACTCAAAATAATAGCACGATGGGGCAAGGGTACTGGGTTTGATGTGatgcagggagctgggaagtCCAAGGTCCTCTGTAAGAGTCTACAGGGATGTCCCAAGGCTTGGGCATCACCCTTTCCAGCTGATGGAGACACTATAACATAGACTAAAGTATAATTGGGCAGTAGGCATGGCAGTTGAATAAGGTTAATTGGGACCTCCACAGCCTAAAAAATTCAGTGTCCCATGCTTGTGTCTTTGGGAGGGACTTCAATGCCCTCAAACATATACACATTacctagatttaaaaaaaaaaaaaaaaggcaaataggCCTTTTAACTCTTTGCTGTGTGAATTCGTCCCTAAGACACATATAGTCTAACATTTGAGTTTTATTGCCTAGGTTATCTAACGCGGATTAGGTCAGTCTTTATCTTGGCACTAAGGACAATCTCTTTGTTCCTTGGGCCTTGTTAACGCTTGGAAATTTGCCAGAATAGCTATTCTGGTAAGTGGACAAAGATAAATAGCAGAAAGGTATTCTTAGGCCACAATGAGATGGAAATAACTATtccaataaattatttttctgcaccAGACAATGTGGCAAATTTCCAACTACTGGCAAACCCTATTCCTCTTTACAAAATGAGGATAACATTTATTCTCTCTGGTTACTTAAAGTCTCACCTATAGAGGCTATAAGATCATATACCTTAAGAGGGCTCTGAGTTCATTTGCAATGTCcctgtgaaataaaatacataatctATAATGCAAATAATACGCAAATATAAATCTCCACCCAATATCCCAGCATAAGGATGCTTAGCCCATTCAGCCCACAACCCAACTTCTCCCTAATTCCCCAATTTTGTCCCAAAAGCTCTGAAATCGGCAGGCTTGTTGGGTCTCTGAGATGGGTAGAAATCAGGAGTGTCCAGCAGGCAGCTGCATAAATCCAGATGTTGTAGGTCTGGCCCCATCCCACCGCTTCTGCTGGAAACAGTGTCACTGACTGGAACAGAAACCAGGTGCACAGAGCTGCTAATGTGTTGTGCTATCGTAGACTGAAGCATTTCTTCATCAAGATTTAGAAATAACCACAGTCTTGCATCATCTCAACAGACAAGCTCGCTGGAGAGTCACTTAGCAAAGGCAGAACAGTGGCAActgcttccttttttctgtcttgctttcaTAAAAATCCAGTGGTGCATGAGTCTATAGGGAAAtttccttgaagaaaataaaccgTTCGCACATTCAGGCTGAGACTGCAGATAAGAAACCCACTGTGTCCTTCAGCTTCAAGAGCCAATGCACCCTCTCCCATGATTTCTTTCCCTGGTTACGAGGCCTCCCTGACTTTAAAACACTCAACTACTCTTTGTCTAGTAGCGAACCGTGACACCTCACCTTGAACTGCGCATAGGACCAAAGCCAGCACGGCAAGGAGGGAGGACTTCATCTTCTCTCAGTCGTGTCCACAGCCCAGGAAAAGCACCCTCACCTGGGGACAGGATATATATCTTCCCTGCGTTTGGCCCGGGCGATGATGAAGACAACAATTTTGAAAGAGTGGGCAGGGATCATGTATTATTTGAGAGGCTAGGAATGCacgtgggttgtttttttcacctTGGCATTGCCTTCAGGCTGGTCTGATGAGTCTTAAAGAGGAGTGAAAGCACCGAGGCAATTCATTtcatttattgcttttaataCTTTAATTTACCAATGGTCAGGCTAGCAGTGCGACTGATGTCTGAGTGGGGGTTTTGTACTGTTTAGCTCCAATCTGATCACCACATCTGTGGGCAGATAGTTCAGTGAAGGCGGCTACTCAAAGCAAAATAGTAATAAGTGGTACAAATTAATGGCTTCATCTGGGTGGATTATTGCCAAGTCCGTTTCAGGGTTACACCTGGAGAACTCTGAATATCTACAGTCACGGTAGATATAGCTGTGGATTCAAGGTTGGCAATATAAACAGGAAATGTCTTATAATTTCCTGTTTCCCTATAAAAGCTACTTGCCATCTATAAAATCCTAAATGCTCTGCCTCCTGATTttgagagcagctgcagcaagataGCAATGGCTTTGGGGTTTCCAGCTTTGCAACATCTGAACAATGAGTAAAAATATCTTTGTCCCCCATCTATATGGAGCATCCAATTCAAAGTCCTGCTAGATGCCAGTCAGATATAACGTTCTCAGTCTTCACAATTTCTCTGCATGCTTACAATTTGGGTGGAGCTGGATCTGATAACTTCATCCCTCCTGAGGCCTCCGTTTGACAGTCTATCCAAATTCTGCTTCCAAGGAAAGAGTTGCCAGGATGTTTGGTGCTGGATATCGATCAGCAGACATCTCCATGAGTCACCACTCACCAAGCCATCAAAGAGCAGAGAGGATGAAGCAGGAGCAGCTTGGGCAATCAGCTGTCTTCTTGCCCCTTCCTTCTCCACCCTGCAAGACTCATTCTGCAGGAAAGAGAACAGAGACCCAGGTGTAGCTACACAGCCTGGGGTTTAGAAGATGGAGATGCAGAAGAGGCAGAGGCTCAGAAAACATGTGGAAGAAAGAGATTAGATGGATGAGGTGAGGGCTAAAATGATTGGGTGCCAACAT encodes:
- the LOC135986279 gene encoding lymphocyte antigen 6E-like, coding for MKSSLLAVLALVLCAVQANALYCYTCDWERSNWNCLKAEKCSDKDEYCVTNVGSVGVGSLSLWKRITKKCSKTCPHHNFLLGLATYTSYCCQTFLCNLHACPGPRLARP